In Candidatus Hydrogenedentota bacterium, one genomic interval encodes:
- a CDS encoding N-acetylmuramoyl-L-alanine amidase, with the protein MFNARYLRGEAVSSVALFVVVAAVFAGALHRAPDVFAAQKAVTSITFKAPVANATREATVEPRTIDGVAYVPVNAVLQQFGGGATVLAERVELDFLGKSAWVRLDNNSVNASLKEFQLSHNILRDNRDILMALADVVSFFEDAFGARVSFEAPAAEKPQESISEPEAVVMQDLSLPGASEQVPLADIDSLSTRQQTSDTRVDQITVVAIDAGHGGTDPGCQSSAIQEKDLTLAIAQQAASLLQASFEGRAILTRSQDASPSLQVRARLANAQNADLMISIHAGASMSPSAHGFELFVPPDARLSAALGNPEVQARGAAKHAPESAAIAEVLARKLAEATGAVNRGIRVTPCRLFDEVNRACLVVEVGSLTNREEATKLADQAYQTKIAEAIADAVRTCAGRVSENGATP; encoded by the coding sequence TTGTTCAATGCCAGATATTTACGGGGCGAGGCGGTATCGAGCGTCGCGCTCTTTGTGGTTGTGGCCGCGGTATTCGCCGGCGCCCTGCATAGGGCTCCGGACGTGTTCGCTGCGCAGAAGGCGGTCACAAGTATCACCTTCAAAGCGCCGGTGGCCAATGCAACGCGGGAAGCGACCGTGGAACCGCGCACCATCGACGGTGTCGCGTATGTGCCCGTTAACGCCGTTCTTCAGCAGTTCGGCGGAGGCGCAACCGTTCTTGCGGAACGCGTCGAGCTCGACTTCCTCGGTAAGAGCGCCTGGGTGCGTCTGGACAACAACAGCGTCAATGCCTCGCTTAAGGAATTTCAGTTGAGCCACAACATCCTCCGTGATAACAGGGATATTCTCATGGCTCTGGCCGATGTGGTGTCTTTCTTTGAAGATGCTTTCGGCGCGCGCGTCAGCTTCGAGGCGCCTGCAGCCGAGAAACCCCAGGAATCGATTAGCGAACCCGAGGCGGTCGTCATGCAAGACCTGTCTCTTCCCGGTGCGTCGGAACAGGTTCCGCTTGCGGATATCGATTCGCTCAGCACAAGGCAGCAGACAAGCGACACCCGGGTGGACCAAATCACGGTCGTCGCTATCGATGCGGGACACGGCGGTACCGATCCCGGCTGCCAGAGCTCCGCAATACAAGAAAAAGACCTCACCCTGGCGATCGCCCAACAGGCCGCCAGCCTGCTTCAGGCGTCGTTTGAGGGGCGGGCCATCCTCACGCGTTCGCAGGACGCAAGCCCGTCGTTGCAGGTCCGGGCCCGTCTCGCAAATGCCCAGAATGCCGACCTGATGATTAGTATCCATGCCGGCGCGAGCATGTCGCCCTCTGCCCATGGATTTGAACTGTTTGTGCCGCCTGACGCAAGGCTCAGCGCGGCTCTAGGCAACCCGGAAGTCCAAGCCAGAGGCGCAGCCAAACACGCTCCGGAGAGCGCGGCTATCGCGGAAGTGTTGGCGCGTAAACTTGCCGAAGCCACCGGCGCTGTTAACCGTGGGATACGGGTAACGCCCTGCCGCCTGTTCGATGAGGTCAATAGGGCTTGTCTCGTGGTCGAAGTTGGTTCCCTGACAAACCGTGAAGAGGCAACCAAGCTTGCCGACCAGGCCTATCAGACCAAAATCGCAGAGGCGATCGCGGATGCCGTGCGGACATGTGCCGGCCGCGTTTCCGAGAACGGAGCAACACCATGA
- a CDS encoding GerMN domain-containing protein — protein MKAEDRQRFLKQALLGLWAMLTVILVMALALIVFNMVQQGQSPFPVLPAGAQASSAQPGAETPALSETRRDVPLFFASEDGRLLVPEIRVLTLGEDTIANYHTALDALIQGPEGMFTPVAAPGTRVKGIFVMEDGELIVDMSMETVSGLRKQPSVSSEMLFLQSIVHTLSAPELLGADATPVAKVQILIEGASAEESFKDAHCDWASPLVRDPHWLAGNEPLEPQNG, from the coding sequence ATGAAGGCCGAAGATCGCCAGCGTTTCCTGAAACAGGCTTTGCTGGGCCTTTGGGCCATGTTGACGGTCATCCTGGTTATGGCGCTCGCGCTGATTGTCTTCAACATGGTGCAGCAAGGCCAGAGCCCGTTTCCCGTGTTGCCGGCCGGCGCCCAGGCAAGCAGCGCCCAACCCGGCGCCGAGACTCCGGCGCTGTCAGAGACCCGTCGCGACGTTCCTTTGTTTTTCGCCTCGGAGGACGGACGGCTCCTGGTTCCCGAAATCCGGGTCCTGACCCTCGGGGAGGACACCATAGCCAACTATCACACCGCCCTTGATGCCTTGATCCAGGGGCCTGAGGGCATGTTTACTCCCGTGGCCGCTCCCGGCACGCGCGTCAAGGGGATCTTTGTGATGGAAGACGGCGAACTGATTGTCGACATGAGCATGGAGACCGTCTCCGGATTGCGCAAGCAGCCCAGCGTCTCGAGCGAAATGCTTTTTCTGCAAAGCATCGTCCACACCCTGTCAGCACCCGAACTGCTGGGTGCGGACGCCACCCCGGTGGCCAAAGTCCAGATTCTCATCGAAGGCGCGTCCGCCGAGGAATCTTTTAAGGACGCCCACTGCGACTGGGCAAGTCCGCTCGTTCGTGATCCGCACTGGCTTGCAGGTAACGAGCCCCTGGAACCCCAAAATGGCTGA
- the murI gene encoding glutamate racemase — protein MAESDAAIGIFDSGVGGLTVLARVAARLPGESIIYLGDTARVPYGTKSGETVQRYAAGCAGVLLERGVKMLIVACNTASAHALETLRHDLDVPVIGVIMPGARSAVGISRNGRIGVIGTASTIASQAYDDAISAMAPGARVFSKPCPLFVPLAEEGWVHGPVPRQVAATYLEELLQNGIDTLVLGCTHYPLLKDIIQETVGPAVSLVDSAEATSHAVADTLAGLGLARDCDAPPEYSFLVTDAPESFARVGARFLGRAISPVEWVDV, from the coding sequence ATGGCTGAGTCCGATGCGGCCATCGGTATTTTTGACTCCGGAGTGGGGGGGCTTACGGTCTTGGCGCGGGTGGCGGCGCGTCTGCCTGGCGAGTCCATCATCTACCTTGGCGATACCGCGCGCGTGCCGTACGGCACGAAATCCGGCGAAACGGTTCAACGCTATGCCGCGGGGTGCGCGGGGGTACTGCTCGAGCGGGGCGTCAAGATGCTCATAGTCGCCTGCAATACCGCGTCTGCCCACGCCCTGGAAACATTGCGCCATGACTTGGACGTGCCTGTAATCGGGGTCATCATGCCGGGAGCTCGTTCCGCGGTGGGCATTTCGCGCAACGGCCGTATTGGCGTTATCGGCACGGCCAGCACGATTGCGAGCCAGGCGTACGATGACGCGATTTCCGCGATGGCTCCCGGCGCGCGGGTGTTCTCAAAACCGTGCCCCCTGTTCGTGCCTCTTGCCGAAGAAGGCTGGGTGCACGGGCCCGTGCCGCGACAAGTGGCCGCCACCTACCTCGAAGAACTGCTTCAAAACGGCATCGATACTCTTGTGCTCGGCTGCACCCACTATCCATTGCTCAAGGACATCATCCAGGAGACTGTGGGTCCGGCCGTATCCCTTGTTGACAGCGCGGAGGCTACATCTCATGCCGTTGCGGACACCTTGGCGGGATTAGGCCTCGCCCGTGACTGTGATGCGCCGCCGGAGTATTCCTTCCTGGTGACGGACGCTCCGGAGAGCTTCGCGCGCGTGGGAGCGCGTTTCCTTGGCCGCGCCATCAGCCCGGTGGAATGGGTGGACGTGTGA